In Impatiens glandulifera unplaced genomic scaffold, dImpGla2.1, whole genome shotgun sequence, the following are encoded in one genomic region:
- the LOC124917372 gene encoding ubiquitin recognition factor in ER-associated degradation protein 1-like, producing the protein MLPEWMMLNLGIEKGDEIVLRSVNLEKGKYVKLNPLNENFLKLHNPKVILEKTLRQFACLTPGDIIPIVYNDVKYDIEVVETNPSIGISVIDTDCEVEFSLNEPELKPESRPVIADCRKKKMEEDVNIFTPFSGKARRLDEGGVKDVESEGDGFGKRYMANVVISLPAAVVVKQSEVKEAKEKKFVAFSGKKYTLS; encoded by the coding sequence ATGTTGCCTGAATGGATGATGTTGAATCTGGGTATTGAGAAAGGTGATGAAATTGTTCTTCGTAGCGTAAATCTGGAAAAAGGGAAGTATGTTAAATTGAACCctttgaatgaaaattttctaaagCTTCATAACCCTAAGGTGATTCTGGAAAAGACACTCAGGCAATTCGCTTGTTTGACTCCTGGTGATATAATACCAATAGTGTATAACGATGTAAAGTACGATATTGAAGTCGTGGAAACTAATCCGTCTATCGGTATAAGCGTTATCGATACCGACTGCGAGGTTGAATTCTCCCTGAATGAACCAGAACTAAAACCAGAATCTAGACCGGTAATAGCGGATTGTAGAAAGAAGAAGATGGAGGAGGATGTGAATATTTTTACACCATTCTCTGGGAAGGCGAGGAGGTTGGACGAGGGTGGTGTAAAGGATGTTGAATCGGAAGGAGATGGCTTTGGGAAGAGATATATGGCGAATGTTGTGATTAGTTTGCCTGCTGCCGTGGTGGTAAAGCAATCGGAAGTTAAGGAGGCCAAAGAGAAGAAGTTTGTAGCTTTTAGTGGGAAGAAATACACATTGAGTTAG